The Numenius arquata chromosome 11, bNumArq3.hap1.1, whole genome shotgun sequence genomic interval CAAGTAAATCTTAACAGAGAAAAGCTTCATGAACTTCAGGGACCAATCTGTAAGTTTAATTAGAGTTACAACTGCTGGAGTTGGAACAGCTTATTTTGTTCCTTGATATAAGAAGGAAAGTTAagctgatctaaaaaaaaaaatattaaaagtattttaatttgtgtaTAATTCCTGAATAGCTCCTGGAGGTTGGGGTTGTGGAAGTGGTGTGCCTTGAAAAACCTACTTCGGATGACATGCTTAAACAGTCTTAACTTCTGAGAATCGTgaggtttgttttatttatttatttaatgtgacTTTTCTTGTGTTTGAAATAACCTTCCTAAGGTTTTGACAAGACCAAGCTTGAGGTCATGGAAGCGTATCTTAAAGCTGTGAAGTTATTTAGGAATGATGAGAGTTCTTCCAGAGAACCTGAGTATTCCCAGGTATGCTTGAAATGActtgtttctgtgtgtttgatGCTCATAAATAGATAACTAATACGAATTTAACAGTATTGTCTCTCGCTgtaattttcattgctttaacAAAAGTTGTATTTACTAACTCATAATTTTGAGAAGCAGAGTATGTCTGCAAAATATAAAGGGGatgggggaaagaagggaagtCCAATAATGTTCGTGTCAACTAAATTACATACGGAACATACTGAATTCCTATCACTCCCCAGTGATCAGAGAAGTCTTACGGGTGGTAGAAAGGGAAAATCTTAAAACACTGAATAAGATGAGTACCCTTTTACAGTGGGCAGTCTTGAAAATGGAAGCCCAGGGTTTTAATGTCTCAGAACATTCAAATTTTAACAGAAGAGGTCCTGAATGTCTCAAGAGTACGTTTGGTGTAACGTTGGGCTGGGATCAATAATGCGTGCttttatgtgtcttttttttttcaggtagtgCAAATCAGTCTAAGTTCCATAATCCCGTATGTCAGTGGCCCCAAGAGGTCCCAAGACAGAGTGGCTGTTAATAATATGAAAAGTGACTTCCAAGCCTGCTTAAATGAAAAGGTTAGTACAACTGATGTACTCTTCAAAAGGTGCTTCCTCTAATCTGCGTGAATAAACGTTATGTTAGTTATACCTTGCATACCTGCTGAGCCCTGCTTATTCCTATATAAACAGCTTATCCAACGACACTCTTTTCCTGCTTGACGAGTATCCTGAGGATAGTAAATCATAGGTGTGTTTGTCAGGAACAGGAACTTAACAAAAATCCTTAATTTCACAGTTCAGATTGCTAGGGAGGTAAAACTTAAAGTAATAAATAGCGTAAGCTTGGGaaacattttctcattttgaaaaactCATCGTGTCTTAAGGGAGATGCAGAAAGAATTCTGAGATTTCTAGCTAATCAGTGCTTTGAATTTTTAACTTGGCAAGTGATTTTTTTGCTTGCAGCTTAACAGATTTACTCTGAAGGTGATATTTTTGGTTGGGAATATGCATAGGTATCTAAGAATGCAGCTAATGCAGGAATGCATCTTCATTTTTAGTGTTTATCATTACAGTTGAAGACTGGCAGCAGTATTAGAAACATAGACACTCTAAAAATTCTGTTGGTTGGTTTTAGCATTTCTGGCTTGTAATGAGGTGTACAATACAGGATGAGCAGTTGTGCTGGGGAGAGAAATCATGGATCACAGAGTGGCTGAGGTTGAAAGGGGCCTCTGGAGGATGGCTGAGTGCTGAAGAGCTGGAGGATGTGAAATGTTAATTGACGTAGTCAATTAGTTATAATCCTCTTTCAATTAAAATCTGGGGTACACTTTTAATTCGGAAACAAGTATTGTATAGAATTAGACATGTACTCATAAGGGATTGTTCTTTCATGTGTAGCAGGAAATGAGTGTAGAGGCATGAACTGAGGCTGCTTTTGAAATCTGTGTAAGGGCTCCTAATGGGACAGCTGcggattattttaaaatgagggtTCACTTGGTCTTGCTGTAATGTCCTGCTTTCTGCACTGTAATAATTGCTAATGTGTATTTTTGTCCTCTAGTCTGGTGTTAAAGGCTTTCAGGTTGCAGTTGAGAAACAGAATGACATTGTACCCGTTcagcatgaaggaaatgaatACAAGCTATCTCATGGCTGCATTGTCATTGCTGCAGTAATCAGCTGTACAAACAACTGCAATCCATCTGTCATGCTTGCTGCAGGTATGTTGTGACTAGTGACAGCTAAAGACATCTTAGTGGAGCTCCCATGTTTACGCAGCCTTTACCCTCACTTCTGTAGGTTCTCTGTAATGACTTGATCTAGTGGTTTGAAACTGTAAACTTTTAGCTTTAACCTTGTGGTATGTTCTGGAGGTTGTATAATGGAAGTTACTTTTCAGTAATACAATCTCAAAATTTGTGTCATAAGGTGGTATTAATgatagtaattaaaaatatttacatttggtAGTACTTCAACAGGTAACCAGTTGCAGGGCTGTCTTCAGGTGGACACACACAGCAACACAACTGGTGCAGGAGGTGGGCTTTAGCTTCGACTCTGTCCTGGCTGACAGTAGCTTGAACAGTGAGTTTGAACAGTTAGCTACAGGGTCTGGAAAGAAAATCCGTATTGTTGAGCAATTGTCTGTGCTTCAGCCACTCGTTCAGGAGCATGTGCTGTACCTTTGCAAGCTGTGTACAATTTTCACAGAACAGGTAATCCTCTCTCAGACCTTGTTCTGTTCTTTAGAGGTCCTCTGTGGCCAAGGCAAGCTTCTCTTTGAGGCTGTGTGGCCTGTGTCAGGAGAATTAATGGCCTTGCACTGTCAGCTAGAACATgggaaagagatttttcttaTAGAACAGAAAGTGGGTATCTAAATTAAAGGAATGGGAACAAAAACCTGAATGGTATAGTTATGAGTTAAGAAACTTAATTCAGGCAGGTGTTGCTTTAATAATTGAATAAACTGAAGGTCTACTCatcctctgggtttttttatgtttaactAAGGCAGCACCGTATAGATGTTCTTTTAAGGGATATTTAAAACatgaactgcttttttttgttgttgtaggaCTCCTGGCCAAAAAAGCTGTTGAAGCTGGCCTGGTGGTTAAGCCCTACATAAGAACAAGTTTATCGCCTGGCAGTGGAATGGTTACACATTACCTCAGTTCAAGTGGAGTATTACCGTACCTCCGTAAGCTTGGGTGAGTTGTGACTCCTACTGCATTTCTCATTTTAGGAAAATAATACACAGGGGGGTTATACAGGTTGATAAATGTGGTTGCTGTTTGTTTTAGATCGGCTGGTTCTTAACTTACTAGATCCTCGTTTTAACTACCTTTTTGGTTACTACTTTTCCCTCATCTGTGCTCTGTTTTTTCAGTAGTGATCTACTTAATTGTAAGTGTCTTACAAGCCAGGATGCAgttgtttatatattttaaaagtggaaGCTGGATATAGATTTGTCGGGACCGTCTATATTAGTCTTAACGGTGCTGCTGTCATGTGGTGTTTAGTGTGTTTTTGGTTGCTCTGTAGCAATAACAATTAGATTATGTTCATAATTCAGCTGTGCTCTGTGAGGAATGTTACTGCCTTCGCTTTCCCATTACTTACAGAACTAACAACATCTTGAGATATTTTATTTGACTTACCTTGATTGACTACAAAATGTTACCTTGTTTCTTCCTGCTTGCATCAGTGAGATGTAGTGTCTGCTGTTCACTTCCTAAATTAGACTAAAAAGTCTAattgtcaaaggaaaaaaaaaaaagaatcatctcAGTGATTGGTAatagaagaaaaagctgttttgagAACAAATTGCTTGTGATCGTTCAATGTgctgcttggttgtttttttccaatgCAGGTTTGAGGTTGTCGGTTACGGGTGTTCAACCTGTGTTGGAAACACTGCCCCCTTGCCAGAAGCCATCAGGAATGCAATAAAGCAGGTAAAGCTTTAAGGCTTGTTGAATACAGATATATAGTTGTCACTCAGTTAAGTGATcaagaaatacagtaaaatatacTTTATTGTCGGTTTGGACTTTGCATGATGTTTCTGCACATCTGCATGTCAGAGGGAGGCCGTGGTAATTCATTGCTAAGTAGAATAAACGTAATAAATAGTGTTTGTAGGTATAAATTACAAGATAAATACATAGGGTCTGGGTCTGCTCTTATAGAGGACACAAAGTATAGATTTTTTATCATGAATGAAGAGGAGGGTTTTAAAGAGCGATGTGCTTGAGGGATTTTTAACCACCAGTGTCTAAACAGctgcagcatttttcttcctgtgaagcagaagaaaaatacaagaaatagaAGGCAGGAGGGGAGCTCACTGCAGTGACTGGAGGACACATCCGAAGGGTCAAGAGTGAAAAGGAGGATAAGGAGAAAGGGTAGCAGGAGAGAACAAAATGTCTTTAAACTGAAGTGttagaataaatatttgaagTGGAATGCTAAAAGTGCATCTGACTTAGTCAACAAAAAAAATAGCACAAGCTGTTAAAGTACCACAAAGTCCTAGAAAAATGTATCTGGGTCTGCCTTTCAGGGTGAAATAATTGCCTGTGGAGTATTGTCTGGAACGAAGAACTTTGAAGGTCGTCTCTGCGACTGTGTCCGTGCCAACTACCTTGCTTCTCCACCGCTAGTAGTCGCTTATGCTATCGCAGGCACTGTTAGAATAGATTTTGAAACAGAGCCTTTGGGTAAGTGTTTCCTTACATCTTCCATTTCTGCATCTAATGCATACGTAGAAGAGGTTTCTTCAGGTGGATTTCAGCATGcatttctttgaaaagagagCCCACGTTTGGTGTTGCTCGTAGCTAAAGCAAAGCATCCACTTAACTGATGACATTCCTTGCGTATCTGGTACCATGTCTGAAGACttcaatatatacatatttatattctAATATAAATCTGAGGTCTaatattttattcttcaaaattactcttctgtttaaaatctTACTCAGGCACTGGCTCTAATGGCAAAAGTATTTACCTACGAGATATTTGGCCCACCCGAAGAGAACTTCACACAGTGGAGGAAGAGCGTGTGATATCATCCATGTTTaaggaattgaaagaaaaaatggaggTAAGAATGGTCTTTTGTTCTACATAACTTAAAGCTACAATGAAATGCAATCTTTATAATATCTCCCAGTTGAATGTGATTGGTTTGTCAGTTATTTCTATTGCTGTAAAGGAGGACTTAACTGAGATGGGTGGTGATTCTTAAGTAATATCCAATAAGGTAACTCATAGTAtataagagaaattaaaaagaaaatcaccagTAAGTCTTTGGTTTCAGCATGTAAAAAGATCATAAACCAATTTCATTTTTTGTAGAAAGGAAACAAACGATGGAATTTACTGGAAGCACCTGAGTCAACTTTATTTCCCTGGGATTTAAAATCTACTTATATCAGATGTCCTTCCTTTTTTGATAAACTTGTAAGTACATTGGACCCGGATTATATGCATTACATTTAAGAAAAGGAATAGCTATTCCAGTAAAGCTTCAATGTTTAAGTAACAAACTTGATCATCActtatatttttcagtctttaaaatacGATTTAAAAGACTGAGTGGAGCCTGGGCATCATGTGCCTTCACGTGTTGCAGATATGTTTTATGTCTCTAAGGatcttgaaagaaaaaggtgtttcttatttttatttttgttgttcccTACCCCTTTCCTTTTAGGCCAAAGAACCGGTTTCACCACAACCGATTGAAAACGCCCACGTCTTGCTCTATTTGGGAGATTCCGTAACAACAGATCACATATCCCCTGCTGGAAGCATTGCAAGGAGCAGTGCTGCTGCGAAGTATCTCACCAACAAAGGGTAAGGACTTCTCATCTCAGACAGCTCCAACGATGTCAGAACTGCCTCACATGCCAAATTATCGGTGCTGTTGCTTTCCTTTATGAATGCCTGTCTGTGTGAAGTGGAGATAATACATGGATAAGCAAAATAGTAACTGTTACTGGCATTAATAAGTAATCACTTGTCTTGTGATCCCAGTCATCGCCTTTCTTGCAGTCTCTAAGGCTACAACAAACAGCTGAGACATAAAGAACGCATTCTCACAGCTGTTGTTACAGTAACACCCGCTGCCAAATGCGTGccgaaggaaaaataatttcctaatttACAAATCAGGTTAATGTGAAGTTAGTCACTGTTACTGCCATTGGCCTCAAGAGCAGACAGAGGTGCACAGAGCAGATCAGAAGCTCTAGAAACAGACATACATTTAAAAAGTGAAGCCCAGTTTTATAACTGCGTGTGGTTGGTGCTCTGactcagctctgcagcagtgaGCACCCTGCAGCAGTAGTGGGTGCCTTTCACCTCCCCTGAAGTTCTGAAAAGAACACACAGGACACGATGCGGCGCTGAGCCAGTCAGCGTCACACCTCTGCTGAGTGTTTTGGGAATTACATTGATGGGTTGTATTGCAGAGGTGTAGTATTATTACAGTATCAGTGAAGCAGGACAAAGAAACAGCCTGTGGCGTGGACTCTTCTTTCTAATGAACGTCTGAATGAGTAGTATTACAAGAGAAACAGAATTAATGGGCCTTTAATCCCAGGATGGTCGTTTGATTTATAAGTAAAGCTCTCTTGTTGGTATAAAGCTTGTTCATAAATATGCTAGAAGAGGTAAGAGGATTAGTAACCAGGCTTGTTTTCTAGAACAGCCTCCCCTTAATTCTTCTTCAAGTAGCATGCTGCTTGTAGCGCTTTATAATGAAGTcacagaaaatgaatttaaaacgGCAGCTCTTCTCATGAATAACCTAGCAGCAATTTACACATTTTGTTCGTAATTTATAATAATTACATTTGTTGGATGAATAGTTCTTTATGTCTTGCGCTGAAAACTTAAGAGATGCtgcagtaattataaaaatcagaatACTGTTTTAAACCAGAtaatcttaaaaataatcaaatacctttgaaatattcttttaattcTAGACTCACACCTCGTGAATTCAACTCTTATGGAGCTCGAAGAGGTAACGATGCTGTGATGACAAGAGGTACCTTTGCAAATATCAAGCTTCTGAATAAGTTCATAGGAAAACCGGCTCCTAAAACAATTCACTTCCCATCGGGACAAACGGTAAAAATCATTTGTTTGCGTAGCTACTCTGAAATTGTGATGTGGATTTAGAACTCGCTCAGACTCTTTCACTTTGTTATTCCACAGCTAGACGTGTTTGAAGCAGCAGAGCTGTACCAGAAAGAAGGCATCCCTGTAATTATTCTAGCAGGAAAGAAGTATGGACTGGGTAGCTCAAGAGACTGGGCTGCTAAGGGGCCCTTTTTACTGGTACTGctggtttttgttggggtttgggggggtgtgtgtgttgtttcTGAAAAACACATTGTTTAGGGCATGAATGTGTTTAGAAACTGCCCTCAGTCTTTAACATGATACTTCTCAataatttctttgttaaaatCTTCAGAGAATATAATCACTAATCAGGATAAATCTGAATGTCTTAAGTATGTAACTTAACCATTTTAGACTCCAGACTTTGAGATAAATTAGACATTTATCTAGTGCTGACCTCTGTTTGGTCTCTGGGGGGTATTAAATATCTAGCTATTGGAGACTAATTTCCACAAATATTCAGACTATATTCTGAGTCAGACATTTATTCTTGTGACGTAATGGAAGCAATTATGTTTGGGCTGGGATTTTCTGAACTACAGCCTGGTCACTGGCTGTTATAAAACCCCATTTCATGCTGTACAGGCCTGCTCTGGCTTACTTGCTTTCCTGTAGCTGTAAAGCTAAACACTGTTACCTACTTACGGGACTCT includes:
- the IREB2 gene encoding iron-responsive element-binding protein 2 isoform X2; this translates as MNILDWKTKQNNVEVPFCPARVVLQDFTGIPAMVDFAAMREAVRNAGGDPVKVNPACPTDLTVDHSLQIDFSKWPETVLKNQEMEFGRNRERLQFFKWSSKVFKNISVIPPETGMAHQVNLEYLSRVVFEVKDFLYPDSVVGTDSHTTMVNGLGILGWGVGGIETEAVMLGMPVTLTLPEVVGCELTGTASPLATSIDIVLSITKQLKQADVAGKFVEFFGSGVSQLSVADRTTIANMCPEYGAILSFFPVDNVTLKHLKHTGFDKTKLEVMEAYLKAVKLFRNDESSSREPEYSQVVQISLSSIIPYVSGPKRSQDRVAVNNMKSDFQACLNEKSGVKGFQVAVEKQNDIVPVQHEGNEYKLSHGCIVIAAVISCTNNCNPSVMLAAGLLAKKAVEAGLVVKPYIRTSLSPGSGMVTHYLSSSGVLPYLRKLGFEVVGYGCSTCVGNTAPLPEAIRNAIKQGEIIACGVLSGTKNFEGRLCDCVRANYLASPPLVVAYAIAGTVRIDFETEPLGTGSNGKSIYLRDIWPTRRELHTVEEERVISSMFKELKEKMEKGNKRWNLLEAPESTLFPWDLKSTYIRCPSFFDKLAKEPVSPQPIENAHVLLYLGDSVTTDHISPAGSIARSSAAAKYLTNKGLTPREFNSYGARRGNDAVMTRGTFANIKLLNKFIGKPAPKTIHFPSGQTLDVFEAAELYQKEGIPVIILAGKKYGLGSSRDWAAKGPFLLGVKAVLAESYEKVHKSQLIGIGIAPLQFLPGENPSTLGLTGREQFSILFPPELSPGMTLDIKTSTGKVFSVIALFENDMEITLYKYGGSLNFVARRFL